A DNA window from Bradyrhizobium barranii subsp. barranii contains the following coding sequences:
- a CDS encoding aldo/keto reductase, which translates to MNDRARQIFKPEFRFGLGGVSLGNEFNKHTDKEAEATLESAWAMGVRYFDVAPWYGFGLSERRFGHFLHNQKREDYMLSSKVGKLFKASKNNKHADIYPLSDSPNDIIFDYTGDGVRRSIEDSLQRLGVDSLDVAFVHDISPDFAFFPNGWEEQYEIARKGAFPALSKMRDEGIIRAWGIGVNTPLPILKVMEDADPDVCLCARQYSLIDHASAVNELFPVVRKKNVSLVIGSSLNAGFISGSPRYNYGKENFKIPAAVIEKREKLRTIASRYGVDLRTAALQFSAAADVAVALVVGARSAQQIQEDWNSLQAKIPSDFWGDLKQQGLIEKSASLPAASEA; encoded by the coding sequence ATGAATGACCGCGCGCGACAGATCTTCAAACCGGAATTCCGATTCGGCCTCGGTGGCGTTTCCCTCGGGAACGAGTTCAACAAGCATACCGATAAGGAAGCCGAGGCAACCCTTGAAAGCGCATGGGCGATGGGCGTTCGATATTTCGATGTGGCGCCTTGGTATGGGTTCGGACTCTCCGAGCGTCGCTTCGGTCATTTTCTGCATAACCAGAAGCGCGAAGATTATATGCTCTCGTCGAAGGTCGGGAAGCTTTTCAAGGCGTCAAAGAACAACAAACATGCGGATATTTATCCGCTGTCAGATTCGCCCAATGACATCATTTTTGACTATACGGGGGACGGTGTGCGCCGCTCGATCGAAGACAGCCTGCAGCGCCTCGGCGTCGACAGCCTGGACGTGGCTTTCGTGCACGACATCTCGCCGGATTTCGCCTTCTTTCCGAACGGCTGGGAAGAACAGTACGAAATCGCCCGTAAAGGCGCGTTTCCGGCGCTCTCCAAAATGCGTGACGAGGGCATCATCCGCGCTTGGGGCATCGGCGTGAATACCCCGCTTCCCATCCTCAAAGTCATGGAAGATGCGGATCCTGACGTCTGCCTGTGCGCCCGCCAATACTCGTTGATCGATCACGCAAGTGCGGTGAACGAACTTTTCCCGGTCGTGCGAAAAAAGAACGTTTCGCTCGTCATCGGCTCCTCTCTCAACGCCGGCTTCATCTCAGGAAGTCCACGTTACAATTACGGAAAAGAGAACTTCAAGATTCCCGCAGCTGTCATCGAGAAGCGGGAGAAGCTCAGGACGATCGCCTCTCGGTATGGCGTGGACCTCCGAACTGCCGCACTTCAGTTTTCGGCGGCGGCCGACGTCGCGGTCGCTCTGGTCGTGGGGGCACGGAGCGCTCAACAGATCCAGGAGGACTGGAATTCGCTCCAGGCCAAGATCCCTTCGGATTTCTGGGGTGATCTCAAACAACAAGGCCTCATCGAGAAAAGCGCCTCGCTCCCTGCTGCTTCGGAGGCTTGA
- a CDS encoding excinuclease ABC subunit UvrA: MDKSLIGDKGEQNIHTDDGFVRVRGAREHNLKDVSLEIPRNALVVFTGVSGSGKSSLAFGTLYAEAQRRYLESVSPYARRLFHQMAVPEVASIEGLPPAVALQQQRGSPTTRSSVGSVTTLSNLLRMLYSRAGDYPQHQPLLYAESFSPNTPEGACPNCHGIGRVHAVDERSLVPDDTLTIRERAIAAWPSAWQGQNLRDILVTLGYDVDRPWRELPKKDRDWILFTDEQPTVPVYAGYTPAETRRALKRKEEASYQGTFTGARKYVLQTFATTQSAMMKRRVAQFLSSSNCPVCKGKRLKPEPLSVTFAGMDIAEVSRLPLNQLRLLLGGHLDKKRNQFVGHPEKALVVQRITEDMSARLEVLLDLGLGYLTPERSTPTLSPGELQRLRLATQVRSNLFGVVYVLDEPSAGLHPADTEALLRALDRLKSAGNSLFVVEHELDVVRHADWIVDVGPDAGAQGGRIMYSGPLAGLKDVEASRTRPYLCGQHGRVARPPRNPRGWLKLRGVTRNNLNRLDAEIPLGVFTSVTGISGSGKSSLISQFLVDAVGDELGQRKEAGDEDDKLETPVETLGGEIAEGLDDIKRLVVVDQKPIGRTPRSNLATYTGLLDHVRKIFASTKQSRARRYDAGRFSFNVAKGRCETCQGEGFVCVELLFLPSVYAPCPTCKGARYNAKTLEVKIRNKSIADVLALTVDEAFEFFSSEDFLRRCLGVLRDVGLGYIRLGQSATELSGGEAQRVKLATELQRAQRGQTLYVLDEPTTGLHPSDVTKLMRQLHGLVAAGNTVVVVEHDMTVAAASDWIIDIGPGAGDEGGRIVASGTPSQVAKKLRSRTANYLAAVL; this comes from the coding sequence ATGGACAAGTCGCTGATCGGCGATAAGGGCGAGCAGAATATCCATACAGACGACGGTTTCGTCCGCGTCCGCGGAGCCCGCGAGCACAATCTGAAGGACGTTTCGCTCGAGATACCCCGAAATGCGCTCGTGGTGTTCACGGGCGTGTCCGGATCCGGGAAGTCGTCGCTCGCCTTCGGGACCTTGTACGCAGAGGCCCAGCGGCGTTACTTGGAATCGGTCTCACCGTACGCCCGCCGCCTTTTCCACCAAATGGCAGTGCCCGAAGTGGCCTCGATCGAGGGGCTTCCCCCCGCGGTCGCTTTGCAGCAACAGCGAGGCTCGCCGACGACAAGGTCATCAGTCGGCAGCGTGACGACCCTGTCCAATCTGCTGCGGATGCTGTACTCGCGCGCCGGCGACTATCCGCAGCATCAACCGTTGCTATATGCGGAGTCGTTCTCGCCCAACACGCCCGAGGGCGCTTGTCCCAACTGTCATGGCATCGGACGCGTCCATGCGGTCGACGAACGTTCGCTCGTTCCCGACGACACGTTGACCATCCGCGAGCGGGCCATAGCCGCGTGGCCAAGCGCGTGGCAAGGCCAGAACCTGCGCGATATTCTCGTTACCCTCGGCTACGACGTAGACAGGCCGTGGCGCGAATTGCCGAAGAAAGATCGGGACTGGATTCTGTTTACTGACGAGCAGCCGACCGTGCCGGTCTACGCCGGCTATACGCCTGCCGAGACGAGGCGGGCTCTGAAGCGGAAGGAGGAGGCGAGCTATCAAGGTACTTTTACTGGCGCGCGCAAATACGTGCTGCAGACGTTCGCCACGACGCAAAGCGCTATGATGAAACGCCGGGTGGCGCAATTCTTGTCGAGCTCGAATTGCCCAGTCTGCAAGGGGAAGCGGCTTAAACCCGAGCCGCTGTCCGTCACTTTCGCCGGAATGGACATTGCCGAGGTTTCGCGACTGCCGTTGAACCAGCTCCGCTTGTTGCTCGGCGGGCATCTCGACAAGAAAAGGAATCAATTCGTCGGCCATCCTGAGAAGGCTCTCGTGGTGCAACGGATAACGGAGGACATGTCGGCACGCCTTGAAGTGCTACTTGATCTCGGTCTTGGCTATTTGACGCCCGAACGCAGCACGCCGACGCTGTCGCCAGGCGAGCTACAGCGGCTTCGATTGGCGACGCAGGTCCGCTCTAATCTGTTCGGAGTGGTCTATGTCCTGGATGAGCCCTCTGCGGGACTGCATCCGGCGGACACGGAAGCCTTGTTGCGCGCTCTCGACCGCCTGAAGTCGGCCGGCAACTCGCTCTTCGTCGTCGAACACGAGCTCGATGTGGTGCGGCACGCCGATTGGATCGTCGACGTCGGCCCCGACGCAGGCGCGCAGGGAGGGCGTATTATGTACAGCGGTCCCCTGGCAGGACTGAAAGACGTGGAAGCGTCTCGGACGCGACCTTACCTCTGTGGCCAGCACGGGAGGGTGGCAAGGCCTCCACGAAACCCCCGCGGATGGCTCAAGCTTCGCGGTGTTACGCGCAACAATCTCAATCGGCTAGACGCGGAAATTCCGCTCGGCGTGTTTACGAGCGTCACGGGGATTTCGGGATCCGGCAAGTCGAGCCTCATTAGTCAGTTTCTTGTCGATGCCGTGGGCGACGAACTGGGCCAGCGCAAAGAGGCGGGCGACGAGGACGACAAGCTAGAGACTCCGGTCGAAACCTTAGGTGGCGAGATTGCGGAAGGCCTCGATGACATCAAGCGATTGGTAGTCGTGGACCAGAAGCCGATCGGCCGTACGCCGAGATCGAATCTCGCGACTTACACCGGCCTGCTGGATCATGTTCGCAAGATATTCGCCTCAACCAAACAGTCGCGTGCAAGGCGCTATGACGCGGGCAGGTTCTCCTTCAATGTAGCGAAAGGCCGTTGCGAGACGTGCCAAGGGGAAGGCTTCGTCTGTGTCGAGCTTCTCTTCCTGCCGAGCGTTTACGCTCCCTGTCCGACTTGCAAAGGCGCGCGGTACAACGCCAAAACGTTGGAGGTCAAGATCCGGAACAAATCAATCGCTGACGTGCTGGCGTTGACTGTGGACGAAGCGTTCGAGTTCTTCAGTAGTGAGGATTTTCTACGTCGTTGTCTGGGCGTGCTTCGCGACGTCGGGCTCGGGTATATCCGGCTCGGCCAGTCGGCGACCGAACTGTCAGGAGGCGAGGCGCAGCGGGTCAAGCTCGCCACCGAGCTGCAACGGGCGCAGCGTGGTCAGACACTCTACGTATTGGATGAACCGACGACCGGACTGCATCCCTCGGACGTCACCAAGCTGATGAGACAACTGCACGGCCTCGTCGCGGCGGGCAACACGGTCGTCGTGGTCGAGCACGACATGACGGTGGCTGCCGCCAGCGACTGGATCATCGACATCGGGCCCGGTGCCGGCGACGAAGGGGGTCGGATAGTGGCTTCAGGCACGCCGTCGCAGGTCGCGAAGAAATTGCGGAGCCGGACAGCGAATTATCTCGCAGCCGTTCTCTAA
- a CDS encoding phasin family protein, with translation MNKRKPATAPKRARNPKMAMRAQRNKQNIVRSPKENLLRSVAAVSIEPPPKLHDPKHEVPIIEPPVDALPDDLSQRMSDSDPTKGFALATANMQAYQARLLEIAEANAQFAFEFGLRLATIRSPTEFFGVITEFTSRRVDMFGQHSKELAAYPFWRIKRPQELTALPGRQL, from the coding sequence ATGAACAAACGCAAACCGGCGACAGCGCCAAAGCGCGCCCGCAATCCGAAAATGGCCATGCGGGCCCAACGGAACAAGCAGAACATTGTTAGAAGCCCGAAAGAGAATTTACTTCGCTCTGTTGCGGCAGTCTCGATCGAACCGCCTCCTAAGCTTCATGATCCTAAACACGAGGTTCCTATCATTGAGCCTCCGGTGGATGCCTTACCAGACGACCTCAGTCAGAGAATGTCGGATAGCGATCCAACGAAAGGCTTTGCTTTAGCGACGGCAAACATGCAGGCGTATCAAGCGAGGCTTCTTGAGATAGCCGAGGCCAACGCGCAATTTGCTTTTGAATTCGGCCTGAGACTTGCGACGATCAGGTCACCAACTGAATTTTTCGGCGTCATTACGGAGTTTACAAGCAGACGGGTCGATATGTTCGGGCAGCATTCGAAAGAATTGGCGGCATATCCGTTCTGGCGCATCAAGCGCCCCCAAGAGCTGACGGCTCTGCCGGGACGACAACTGTAA
- a CDS encoding response regulator transcription factor, producing the protein MYEVIHVADGEEALAWYGRRVGDVLITDVKLPGGIDGWQIAERCREEDPKRPVIHATCFPPVAPRAGG; encoded by the coding sequence GTGTACGAGGTCATCCATGTGGCTGACGGCGAAGAAGCGTTGGCGTGGTACGGGCGGCGGGTCGGCGACGTTCTCATCACGGACGTCAAGCTGCCCGGAGGCATCGACGGATGGCAGATCGCCGAACGTTGCAGAGAGGAGGATCCCAAACGCCCGGTGATCCATGCGACCTGTTTTCCTCCCGTCGCGCCCCGCGCTGGCGGATAG